One stretch of Oncorhynchus masou masou isolate Uvic2021 chromosome 9, UVic_Omas_1.1, whole genome shotgun sequence DNA includes these proteins:
- the LOC135545188 gene encoding protocadherin beta-15-like has translation MAPRLVSTRWTPLTGLVGCLLVCNCVVDLVLAQIRYSIPEELEHGAFVGNIAEDLGLDVAQQSSRRFRIVSGAKKQYLEVNLENGILFVNEKIDRDELCERSPTCFLHLQVVIENPLELYRVEVEILDVNDNSPNFPWSEFNLEITESAAPGSRFPLESAQDQDVGTNSLRSYQLSSNEHFVLNIQTRNDGSKFAELVLETPLDREQQKTQEVVLTSVDGGSPERSGTALITITVLDANDNVPVFDQSVYRARLVENAPRGTLVLKLNATDLDEGANGEVSYAFSGHAPLKVRELFSVDQYTGEIRVRGIVDYEKASVYELYVQAKDRGPSAVAVHSKVLVDILDVNDNAPEVILTSVSTPVQEDSPPGTVIAVISVMDRDSGENGNVHCQIPSNVPFQLHSSFKNYYTLMTSEFLDREAFSEYNITLTARDLGSPSLSTRKTILVQVSDINDNPPRFAQPSYTVYVTENNAPGASICSVTAFDPDSNQNAYLSYSILEGQIHDMPVSTYVSINSDNGNIYALRSFDYEQLRNFQIRVQAQDAGFPPLSSNVTVNVFILDQNDNSPVIVSPLPKNGTVATEVVPRSVDAGYLVIKITALDADEGQNSRISYQVLQATDPGLFSVALYTGEIRTIRRIVDKDATRQRFVILVKDNGQPPLSATVSILLSVVENVPESLSDFGDLTLSPQPPSNLALYLIVSLSTISLIFLVAIIVLAAVKCYKDKDTHSGYSLPPVACCCCGGFQPEPPPEVFKKSNLNLQISTGAKVPTNCMEVNGNGTLSQAYCYKVCLTPESAKSDFMFLKPCSPSRTSRKNETKGADNFAWSAHNRSASANNNSGATTPNELKQPNTDWTLPKNQKSSMKSYNSINMDGTLMRKAMHADPENYMTPMTGQYWTWGTHMRDYKMSPPATGPPPRCCTPRCTPPPQQQPQPQQPQQPPLPPHLHPHPQPPPDYQHNVYIPGTPSALCTLRPAATHHRSELDVHNSFSTFGKKRRFILNYEPQTEAAAAVINNDLYNAS, from the exons ATGGCGCCCAGGCTCGTGAGCACCCGGTGGACACCGCTAACCGGGCTGGTGGGGTGCCTGCTGGTGTGCAATTGTGTGGTGGACCTGGTTCTCGCACAGATTCGGTACTCTATCCCCGAGGAGTTGGAACACGGAGCTTTTGTCGGTAATATCGCCGAGGACCTGGGCTTGGATGTAGCCCAGCAATCCTCTCGTCGATTTCGGATTGTATCCGGGGCCAAAAAACAATACTTAGAAGTGAATCTGGAAAACGGTATTTTGTTCGTTAACGAGAAGATTGACCGCGATGAACTGTGTGAACGGAGTCCGACCTGCTTCTTGCACTTGCAAGTGGTGATCGAGAATCCGTTAGAACTGTACCGAGTGGAGGTGGAGATTTTGGATGTGAATGACAACTCTCCCAATTTCCCATGGAGCGAGTTTAATCTGGAGATTACAGAGTCGGCGGCGCCTGGGTCTCGATTCCCGTTGGAAAGTGCGCAGGACCAGGACGTGGGCACCAACTCGCTCCGCTCCTACCAGCTGAGCTCCAACGAACACTTTGTGCTGAACATCCAGACGCGTAATGATGGGAGCAAGTTTGCCGAGCTAGTTCTGGAGACCCCACTGGACCGGGAGCAGCAGAAGACGCAAGAGGTGGTGCTCACATCCGTGGACGGGGGGTCGCCTGAGCGCTCGGGCACAGCTCTCATCACCATCACGGTGCTGGATGCCAACGATAACGTGCCCGTTTTCGACCAGTCTGTTTACCGGGCGCGCCTGGTAGAAAACGCACCGAGAGGGACATTAGTGCTGAAGCTAAATGCTACTGATTTGGACGAGGGTGCGAACGGGGAGGTGTCCTATGCATTCAGTGGGCACGCACCACTCAAAGTGCGCGAGCTGTTCAGCGTAGACCAGTACACAGGTGAGATCCGAGTGAGGGGGATTGTGGACTATGAGAAAGCGAGTGTGTATGAGCTGTATGTGCAGGCTAAAGACAGGGGTCCCTCCGCAGTGGCCGTGCACAGTAAGGTACTGGTGGATATCTTAGATGTGAATGACAACGCGCCGGAAGTCATCCTCACCTCCGTGTCCACGCCTGTCCAGGAGGATTCGCCACCGGGAACGGTGATAGCCGTTATAAGCGTCATGGACCGGGACTCGGGAGAGAACGGGAATGTGCACTGCCAGATCCCCAGCAACGTCCCCTTCCAGCTCCACTCTTCTTTTAAGAACTACTACACTCTGATGACTAGCGAGTTTCTCGACAGAGAAGCCTTCTCCGAGTACAACATCACCCTCACGGCCCGGGACCTGGGCTCCCCGTCGCTCTCCACGAGGAAAACCATCCTCGTCCAAGTGTCTGACATTAACGACAACCCCCCGCGCTTCGCCCAGCCATCATACACAGTTTATGTGACTGAGAATAACGCCCCGGGCGCATCCATTTGCTCAGTCACTGCTTTCGACCCCGATTCTAATCAGAACGCTTATCTGTCCTACTCGATTCTAGAGGGTCAGATCCATGACATGCCCGTGTCCACTTACGTCTCCATCAACTCGGACAACGGAAACATCTACGCGCTGCGCTCCTTTGACTACGAGCAGCTAAGGAACTTTCAGATACGGGTGCAGGCGCAGGACGCCGGTTTCCCCCCACTCAGCAGCAATGTCACAGTAAATGTGTTCATATTGGACCAGAACGACAACTCTCCGGTCATCGTGTCCCCCTTGCCCAAGAACGGGACTGTAGCGACAGAGGTGGTCCCGAGGTCAGTGGATGCGGGGTACCTCGTCATCAAGATCACTGCGCTAGATGCGGACGAGGGACAGAACTCCCGCATCTCCTACCAGGTGCTCCAGGCTACGGACCCGGGGCTGTTTAGTGTCGCCCTCTACACAGGAGAAATCAGGACAATTCGCCGGATCGTGGATAAGGACGCTACGAGGCAGAGATTCGTCATCCTGGTCAAGGACAACGGCCAGCCGCCTCTCTCCGCCACcgtctccatcctcctctccgtGGTCGAGAACGTGCCCGAGTCCCTGTCTGATTTCGGCGACCTCACTCTGAGCCCGCAGCCCCCCTCCAACCTCGCCCTCTACTTGATCGTGTCACTGAGCACCATCTCGCTAATCTTCCTGGTGGCTATTATTGTGCTGGCTGCGGTCAAATGTTACaaggacaaagacacacacagcgGGTACAGCCTCCCTCCCGTCGCCTGCTGCTGCTGCGGGGGCTTCCAGCCAGAGCCACCCCCCGAGGTATTCAAAAAATCTAACCTGAACCTGCAAATCTCCACCGGGGCTAAAGTGCCTACCAACTGCATGGAGGTAAATGGCAACGGTACTCTGTCCCAAGCCTACTGCTATAAAGTGTGTCTGACCCCCGAGTCAGCTAAGAGTGACTTTATGTTCCTGAAGCCGTGCAGCCCCAGCAGGACCTCGAGGAAAAACGAGACGAAGGGGGCTGACAACTTTGCTTGGAGCGCGCACAACCGGAGCGCATCCGCGAATAACAATTCCGGAGCCACCACTCCGAATGAG CTCAAACAACCAAACACCGACTGGACCCTCCCAAAAAACCAGAAGTCCTCTATGAAAAG ctaTAACTCTATCAACATGGATGGCACTCTGATGAGGAAGGCCATGCATGCAGACCCAGAGAACTACATGACACCCATGACGGGCCAGTACTGGACCTGGGGCACCCACATGAGGG ACTACAAGATGTCTCCTCCTGCCACTGGCCCTCCTCCTCGCTGCTGCACCCCTCGGTGCACCCCTCCaccccagcaacagccccaaccccagcagcctcagcaacctccacTCCCCCCTCATCTCCATCCTCACCCCCAGCCACCTCCAGACTACCAACACAACGTGTACATCCCTGGCACGCCGTCGGCTCTGTGCACCCTGAGGCCAGCAGCCACCCACCACCGCAGTGAGCTGGACGTCCACAACTCCTTCTCCACCTTCGGCAAGAAGAGGCGCTTCATCCTCAACTACGAGCCCCagacagaagcagcagcagccgTCATCAACAACGACCTGTATAACGCTTCATAG